TCCGGAAGGTCACGATCCACGCGTGCACCTCGATCCGCTTCTTCCCGCCCGTGGTGTCATGCGCTGCGTTGATGACCGCCTGCAGGGAGTTGAAGTTTGCCGGGGTCAGCCCGCTCATGTACGGCTCGCCCATCGAGGACGGGTAGTTCGCGTCGCAGTTCCGGCGAACCTGCACGATCACCGTGTTGCAGTTGGCTTCACGTATCTGCCCGAGGCTGCTCGCGTTGCCTACCTGCCCAAGAAGAGTGTTCACCTGGGTCTGGTTCAGCACCCCGTCACCCCAGGCGTCAACCCAGAAGGCCCTGTACTCGCCCGCACGCGCGGCTACCGCGCAAGTGGTGGCGAGAAGTACTGCGAGGATCGGCATGGTGAGGCGAAAAACTATGTTGCTCTTTCTCATCTACGTTTACTGCCCTTCTTCTCTTTGCTGCGAGGCTAACGACTGGGTATGCGAGTCATCCGAGGCCGCCTCCGAGATGCCCCACTTCGTTACCTCTTCTGTCATCTATTGTAGGCTTTTTTCGCCACTCTGTCAAGCTGAGAGTAGCCCATGAGCGGGAGAACGGGTTCACATGTTGGACAATCATTGGCGGCCGTCGCGACGTCAGGTGCTGTGAACCAGCAACCTGTCGGTGTAGCGAAGCAATACTTCTACCGGCTGTGCGAGGGCGATAGGCGAGCGATGTGAATCGGCATCTTGGGAGAGGTCAACAATCTCAGTGGGCACGAGCGCACCGTCGCGCTCTTCCAGTATCCTCATCCGTGGGCGATGGGGCAGCATGCGCGTTCCTCCGACTATGATCGCCGTCTCGCCGGATGTGAGCTTCACAATGGAGCCGATCGGGAAGAGGCGGGCACGCGAGGCGAACCTCGCGAGCAGTTGCCTGTCGTACCGATTGGCGGTCTCATAGAGCATCCATGCTATTGCCTCTTCAGCCGACCATCTCTCACGGTACGGCCTGTCAGTTGTCAATGCATCGTAGGTGTCCACTATGGCGACCAGGCGGCTCCAGAGGTGCGGTGTCTGGCCGGTTGTGAGCGCGGGATAGCCCGCTCCGTCGCAGTAGATATGATGCTCGAGCGCAACGGTGGGCGCGAGCGGGGGCATGTTCTGCATTGCCGCAAGCGCTCTCGCCCCCTCCGCCGGATGCCGGCGCATCTGTTCCCATTCCTGCTCCGTGAGTTTGCCCGGCTTTGCCACCACATCCTTTGATATGAAGACCTTGCCCACGTCGTGGAGCATCGCCGAGACACCGAGTTCCAGCGCGCCCGCAGTGTCAATTCCCAGGTCTCGCGCGAGCACCATCGAGAGAATGCTGACGTTTACGCTGTGCTCGGACAGATAGCGATCGTAGCTTCTTATGTTCGTGAGGGCCAGCAGCGAACTCTCGTCCGCCATAAGACTCTGCAGGGAGTCCGAGACGACCGCTCTGATCTCCGGGATTCTGATGCTGAGCCCGGACTGTACGGCGACCATTGCTTCCTCGATAAGCATGAGGGCCTCGTCGTATATCTGGGCCGGGTCGGTGCCCTCCCTGAACTCGCTGGGCAACACGCATCCTCCGATGGAGATGTGAGTTATCCCCCTCTGATCCAATTCCCGTTCGATTCCCCCGCGGAGCCCGATCTCCTGAGCGCTCAGGCTGAGAATCTCGGCGAGCCCCAGGATCTCCTCCCCGGTTATGCCGCACAGGAAGCTCAACTCTCCGATGCCCGCGTTCCACAGGAGTCTGGCGAATGAACGTATCGCATCGGTGTTATCAGTAAGAGGGAAGCTGTCCAGTATAAGGTCGGAATCTGAGACCATTATCACCAATCTCGGGTTCACGTCGAGAATCGCCTGCAGCGCTTGGCTGGACGACTCCGTGAGTTCCTGAACTACTGGATGAAAGCGACCGTACAGCGCGACGTTACGAACGCAAGCTGAGGTCTTGGCAACCGACTCCGATACCTGGGAACGCATCCGCGCCGCAAACGGTTCATTTGCCGGGACGCTTGTCTCGTTTTCCATGTTCTCTGAACTCCTCATGCGGCTTTCTCCTGTGCGACGCCTGACTTGTCTCTAATGTCGCAGATCGCCGCAAGCGCTGCCTCGCGGATTCGCCGAGCACGAGACGGGAAGAGCACACTGCGACTCGCGGCCACGCGTTCCAGCACGACCACCGCTTCCGGGATTCCTAACGCGCCAAGTGCCCTGATCGCAGCCAACTGCTCGCGCTCCCGCCTTCCCAGGAATCCGGGCCTGATCGCACACGCCACCAGGGGAGGGAACGCTGCCTCGTCATGAGCGGCCCCCAGCGCACCCAGCGCCGCGCATCTGACGTCGCATCGTCTGTGCCTCAACTGCCTGACGCAGATACGAACT
The sequence above is a segment of the Armatimonadota bacterium genome. Coding sequences within it:
- a CDS encoding HD-GYP domain-containing protein — its product is MENETSVPANEPFAARMRSQVSESVAKTSACVRNVALYGRFHPVVQELTESSSQALQAILDVNPRLVIMVSDSDLILDSFPLTDNTDAIRSFARLLWNAGIGELSFLCGITGEEILGLAEILSLSAQEIGLRGGIERELDQRGITHISIGGCVLPSEFREGTDPAQIYDEALMLIEEAMVAVQSGLSIRIPEIRAVVSDSLQSLMADESSLLALTNIRSYDRYLSEHSVNVSILSMVLARDLGIDTAGALELGVSAMLHDVGKVFISKDVVAKPGKLTEQEWEQMRRHPAEGARALAAMQNMPPLAPTVALEHHIYCDGAGYPALTTGQTPHLWSRLVAIVDTYDALTTDRPYRERWSAEEAIAWMLYETANRYDRQLLARFASRARLFPIGSIVKLTSGETAIIVGGTRMLPHRPRMRILEERDGALVPTEIVDLSQDADSHRSPIALAQPVEVLLRYTDRLLVHST